In the Clostridium cellulovorans 743B genome, AATTTTGATTTTGAGGGGACTGGAATAAAAACTATTTTTAGAGAAAGAAAAGAATAATATTTAATGATAAAAATCATATAATTAAATATATTAGAGTATGGTTATGCATTAATTGTATAACCATACTTTTTTGCTATTTATATAAAAATATACTTATTTTTGTATCTTAGAAAAGGATTGATATGCGTGATATGCTTTGAACTTTTGGTTTTAAGAATTTTATAAAAGTAAAGAAGATATAAATCTATAACAATAATTAAAATAAATAAAAAAATCTTTAAGAAAAATTTCTCAATAAGTAATTAATGTTGTATAGGACTAATATATATATAATGTTAGTATTAGAAAATGGGAGGGAAGGTTTTTGGAAAACTTCGATATATATAAGGATATAGCCGACAGAACCCAAGGGGATATTTATGTAGGAGTTGTTGGACCTGTTAGAACAGGAAAATCTTCTTTTATCAAAAGATTTATGGATTTAATGGTTTTGCCTAATATTGAAAATGCCTATAAAAAAGAAAGGGCTAAGGATGAATTACCACAAAGTGGTTCAGGCAAAAGTATCCATACTATGGAACCTAAATTCGTACCAAATGAAGCTGTACCGATTTCTTTAGCAGATGGTTTAAATTTCAAGGTAAGAATGGTGGATTGTGTTGGCTATATTGTTAAAGGTGCTTATGGATATGAAGAGGATTCAAAACCTAAGATGGTAACAACCCCCTGGTCGGAAAAGGAGATGCCTTTTGAGTTAGCAGCAGAGATTGGAACAAAGAAAGTTATAAATGATCATTCAACTATAGGTATAGTAGTTACGACAGACGGTTCTATTGCAGGAATAACAAGAGAAGAATATGTAGATGCAGAAGAGCGTGTTGTAAGTGAACTAAAAAACATTAATAAACCATTTATCATTGTATTAAATACAACTAATGTTTTTAGTCCAGAAGCTGTTAACCTAAAAAAAGAGTTAGAAGAAAAGTATGATACTCCAGTTCAGCTTGTAGATGTAGTAAATATGCAACAAGAAGATATTACAAATATCTTTAATAAAATACTAAAGGAATTCCCAGTAAAAGAAATAAACATTGATATGCCTGAATGGATAGAAAAATTAGAAGTTTCACACTGGTTAAAATCAAATTTCTTGAACATAATAAAAGATTTGAGTAAGAGTATATCAAAAGTAAGAGATGTAAGAAATTCTCTAGAAGCTTTTGAGACACTTGATTTCTTAGATTCTTCAAAAGTTGAAGAAATGAATATGGGTGATGGAACTGCAAGAATTGTCTTTAAACCTAAAAAGAGCGTATTTTATAATGTACTAAGTGAAGCTTGTGGATTTGAGATAGCTAACGAAAGCCATTTATTATCAACAATTAAAGATTTTTATAAAGCAAAGGTGGAATATGACAAGATAGAAAAAGCTTTAAATGATGTAAAAGAAAGCGGTTATGGATTAGTTGCACCACAACTTACAGAAATGAAGCTTGAGGAGCCTGAGTTTGTAAAACAAGGTGGAAAATACGTAGTTAAGCTTAAAGCAAGTGCTCCTAGTTTGCACTTAATTAGAACTAATGTGCAAACAGAGATTTCTCCAATAATGGGCTCTGCAAAAGAAAGTGAAGAAATGTATCAATCCTTGCAGAAACAATTCGAAGATGATGCTTCTAAGATATGGGAAAGTAATATCTTTGGTAAATCATTAGAAGTATTAGTGAAGGAAGGACTTCAAAATAAGTTGTTTAAGATGCCAGAGGATGTGCAATTTAAGATTCAAAAGACCTTAGAGAAGATGATAAATGAAGGTAATGCAGGCCTAATTTGTATTATACTATGAAAATAATTTTGCTAAGGTAGGAATGGACAGAAAGTAAAGAGGTTTTATCAAGATGAAAGTGTTAATTTAAAGCTAAATTGTGCTTTAAGCTTAAGGACTTCATTTGATAAACCTCTTTATTTTTATTAATTTAACACTTCTTTGATGAAGGTAAGAGCATTCTTATAAAATATATTCTCTATCATATCGTAAGAATAACCATGGTTACTTAGCGCTTCTCTTAGTTTATACATTTCGCTGACGTCTTCGATTTCTAAGGCGTTGTCTATCCCGTCGAAATCACAACCTAATGAAATAACTTGTTTTCCGCCTGTTTTGTACATATGATCTATATGAAGAAGAATGTCATCTATTCTAGTTTTAGGACTATCACCTAAGAAACTGCTGGCAAGATTTATACCGATAACGCCTCCTTTATCAGCTATAGCTCTAATCATAGGATCTGTTAGATTCCTAGGATGATTTGTTATAGACCTACAGTTTGAATGTGAAGCGATAAAAGGTTTTTTACTTATTTCATTTACGTCAAAAAATCCCCCATCAGATAAATGGGATACATCTACAATAGTATTGTAATGGTTCATTGCTTCTACAAGCTCTTTCCCGAATTTAGTTAACCCCTGGTCTTTATATGTGAAGTTAGCATTAGGATAACCTATTTCATTAGGATAATTCCAGGTTAAGGTTATAAGTCGTACTCCAGCTTTATAAAATTCAAAAAAATTATCTAAGGAGCCTTCTAATATACCACCTTCTTCTAAGGTTAAAAAAGCGGTGATTTTATTTGTTTGTTCATTTTTTATAATAGATGCATAGTTTGTACCTAAGCTAATTAAAGTTTTGTTTTCATTTATTTGATCATTGAAAGAATTTAAGAGTTCCTTTCCGTATTCATAACAACTATTGTGAGTCTTTGCATTTACATAAAGAGCAAAAAATTGTGCTAATGAATTACTTTTTATTAATTTATCAATACTAACATGGTGTTCATTGTCTTTAAGGTTTCCTTTTGAAGGATTTTCATGAATTTTTGAAATTGTATCGCAGTGAAAATCTATAAGTTTCATAGTTAATCTCCTTATGAATAATATTTTGCTAATTTAATAGTATTAAATTTAAAAGGTTTTACAACAACTAGTAAGAGATTGTTAAAAAAAGATCTATATATAGTATAGGAATTACAAAAAAAATTCTGAAAGTCAAAATAGCTATGCTTTTATTATATGGTATTTTATAATATTATAGTAAGTAAAAAATAAATTGGATATAGTGAAGCGAAAAATAATGAGGTGATAGGTTTGAAGAAGGTTGCAGTAGTTTTTAATGGTGGTACTATTTCTATGGTTGTTGATCCTACGCTTAAAGCAGCAGTGCCTAATTTAACAGGGGAAGATATAATGTCAAAGGTAACGGGCATAGAGAAATATGCGGAAATTGAAGCACATAACTTTTCAAACAATCCTGGTCCTCATATGACTCCCGAAATAATGATGGAAATGTCAATATATATAAGGAAATTACTTGAAAGAGAAGATATCTGTGGTGTAGTTGTTACTCATGGAACGGATACTTTAGAAGAAACTGCATACTTTTTAGATCTTACTATTAAAAGTAAGAAACCAGTTATTATAACAGGTGCTATGAGAAATAGTTCGGAATTAGGGTATGACGGACCAGCTAATCTTTCAGCAGCCATATGTACTGCTATATCTGAAGAAGCTAAAGACAGAGGAGTTTTAGTTTGTCTAAATGATGAACTTAATTTAGCAGAAGAAGTTACAAAAACTCATTCTATGCATTTAGATGCATTCAAGTCTCCAAACTTTGGTCCTGTGGGTATAGTAGATAATAATATTGCATTGTTCTATAAAGATACTATAATAAAGCAAAATATCTTGACGGAGACTTATGAAGAAAAGGTTGCATTGATCAAATGTTGTGTGGGAATGAATAGCGATATTTTGGAGTTTTATATAGATAAAGGTTATAAGGGAATAGTTATAGAGGCTTTGGGCAGAGGGAATGTACCTCCTGACATGGTAGAGGGAGTAGCAAAAGCAATAAAGAATAATATTGTTGTTGTAATTGTATCAAGATGTTTTCAAGGAAGGGTACTGGACTCCTATGGATATCATGGAGGAGGTAGAGAGTTAAGAGATATTGGAGTAATATTTGGTGATAATCTCCCAGGACAAAAGGCTAGGATTAAGTTGATGTTAGCCTTAGGGGTAACAAAGGACATCCAAGAAATTAAGGGAATATTTGAACAAGGATATTATAAATAAAGATTATTTGACCTTAAGGTATTCTTGAGGTCTTTTTGCCGTTTAAAAATATACTTAGCAAAGTTATAAGTGCAAGATTAAAATACTAAATTCGTCGATTTTGCATAAGTGTATAAATTAGGTTTAATAGTAGAAAACTTATAATAATTAAGTTGCAAACATATATTAGAGATCTGTAAAGTAACCTGTATATACTTTAATACGAAATATTATAAAAATTAAAAGGCGAACATTCGCATATTCTCTTGACATAATGTACAGAGAATGATATTATTCAAAGGTACTATTTTTATGCGTTATTTATCTAAATTTATTGTAAACAAACTAAGGAGGAAATCTTATGAATAATTTTTTAGAACGTTATTTTAAGCTTAAAGACAGTGGAACGTCTGTAAGAACAGAAGTTTTAGCAGGACTCACAACATTTTTAACCATGGCTTATATCATTGCTGTTAATCCTGGAATGGTATCCCAAGCTACTGGAGAAGGGACTGTGGGTGCATTAGTTACAGCTACCTGTTTAGCCTCTGCTTTTGCATGCATATTAATGGGTCTTTATGCTAACTTACCTTTTGCTTTAGCACCTGGAATGGGCTTAAATGCTTATTTTACATATTCAGTTTGTTTAGGAATGGGTGTTTCTTGGAAGGTAGCTTTTGGAGCTATATTCGTAGAAGGAATTGTTTTTATTATTTTGTCACTTACAAATGTTAGAGAAGCAGTTGTAAAAGCAATACCATTAAGTTTAAAAATGGCTGTTACTGTTGGTATCGGTTTATTTATTGCCTTTATAGGTTTTTCAAATGCAAAGATTATAGAAAGTAATCCTTCAACCTATGTTCAGCTAGGTAGCTTCATTACTGCTCCTGTTTTGATAGCCGTTACAGGACTACTTATAATAGTAGTGTTATCTAAAAAGAATATAAAAGGTGCAATACTTTGGGGAATAGTTATAAGTACTGTTTTATCTTGGATCTATGCACTTATTAATCCTGGTGCTGCGAACTATTATGGTATACATCTACCACTTAAAGTGTTTGAATATGAATCATTATCCCCATTATTATTTCAAATAGATTTGTCTTACCTATTTGATTCAGAAAAAGTTTTAAATTTCATAATTATATTATTTACTTTTCTATTTGTTGATTTCTTTGATACAGTTGGAACACTCGTTGGAGTAGCTTCAAAAGCGAATATGCTTGATGAGAAAGGTAACGTTCCAAGAGCAGGAAAGGCATTGTTAACAGATGCCATTGGTACTACTGTAGGTTCATTAATTGGTGCTACAACAGTTACAACATATGTTGAGAGTTCAACTGGAGTTGCAGAAGGCGGAAGAACTGGTCTTACTGCTATTGTTACTGGAATTTTATTTTTTCTAGCTATGTTTTTCTCACCAATATTTATTGCAATTCCGTCTTGTGCTACTGCACCAGCACTTATCTATGTAGGATTTTTGATGATGCAAGAAGTTACTAAGATTGACTTTAAGGATATTACACAAGGATTTCCTGCTTTTATAACTATAGCAGCTATGCCATTAACATATAGCATTGGTGATGGTTTAACTTTAGGCGTATTGTCTTATGTATTCATAAACTTAATACATAATATGACTGTTAAAGACAAAAGGGATAAGCATCAAGTGTCAATTGTGATGATAATTTTAGCAATTATATTTGTCTTTAAGTTAGCATTGCCACTATTTGAATAATAATAAATATAAAGGTGCTTACAAGAGTTTGTAAGCACCTTTTAAAATATGATAAATTATATATTGTATTAATTTTATAACTTGGTTTAATTACAAAGCGTATAGGATTTAAGTGGAAAGGTATGATATAGTAGAATAATATTAATTTGATTTTAAAATAGAAATTGTATAACAGATATAAATTTCTATTGCATAGATATGATAAGTTAAATATAATACAATATGAAAGCAAAACAAAGAAATACTTAAATTAATAGAGAAAAATCAAAAAAACGTTATATATCCAGAGGATTTATGATATAATTTTTTATGTTATATTTCAGTACGACGTGTTTTTAGAAGGGTGAGTACTATGATGAAAAGCATGACCGGCTTTGGAAGAGCCAACGAGGGAAATGAGAACTTTGCATTCACAGTGGAAATGA is a window encoding:
- a CDS encoding NCS2 family permease — encoded protein: MNNFLERYFKLKDSGTSVRTEVLAGLTTFLTMAYIIAVNPGMVSQATGEGTVGALVTATCLASAFACILMGLYANLPFALAPGMGLNAYFTYSVCLGMGVSWKVAFGAIFVEGIVFIILSLTNVREAVVKAIPLSLKMAVTVGIGLFIAFIGFSNAKIIESNPSTYVQLGSFITAPVLIAVTGLLIIVVLSKKNIKGAILWGIVISTVLSWIYALINPGAANYYGIHLPLKVFEYESLSPLLFQIDLSYLFDSEKVLNFIIILFTFLFVDFFDTVGTLVGVASKANMLDEKGNVPRAGKALLTDAIGTTVGSLIGATTVTTYVESSTGVAEGGRTGLTAIVTGILFFLAMFFSPIFIAIPSCATAPALIYVGFLMMQEVTKIDFKDITQGFPAFITIAAMPLTYSIGDGLTLGVLSYVFINLIHNMTVKDKRDKHQVSIVMIILAIIFVFKLALPLFE
- a CDS encoding asparaginase, which gives rise to MKKVAVVFNGGTISMVVDPTLKAAVPNLTGEDIMSKVTGIEKYAEIEAHNFSNNPGPHMTPEIMMEMSIYIRKLLEREDICGVVVTHGTDTLEETAYFLDLTIKSKKPVIITGAMRNSSELGYDGPANLSAAICTAISEEAKDRGVLVCLNDELNLAEEVTKTHSMHLDAFKSPNFGPVGIVDNNIALFYKDTIIKQNILTETYEEKVALIKCCVGMNSDILEFYIDKGYKGIVIEALGRGNVPPDMVEGVAKAIKNNIVVVIVSRCFQGRVLDSYGYHGGGRELRDIGVIFGDNLPGQKARIKLMLALGVTKDIQEIKGIFEQGYYK
- the spoIVA gene encoding stage IV sporulation protein A, translating into MENFDIYKDIADRTQGDIYVGVVGPVRTGKSSFIKRFMDLMVLPNIENAYKKERAKDELPQSGSGKSIHTMEPKFVPNEAVPISLADGLNFKVRMVDCVGYIVKGAYGYEEDSKPKMVTTPWSEKEMPFELAAEIGTKKVINDHSTIGIVVTTDGSIAGITREEYVDAEERVVSELKNINKPFIIVLNTTNVFSPEAVNLKKELEEKYDTPVQLVDVVNMQQEDITNIFNKILKEFPVKEINIDMPEWIEKLEVSHWLKSNFLNIIKDLSKSISKVRDVRNSLEAFETLDFLDSSKVEEMNMGDGTARIVFKPKKSVFYNVLSEACGFEIANESHLLSTIKDFYKAKVEYDKIEKALNDVKESGYGLVAPQLTEMKLEEPEFVKQGGKYVVKLKASAPSLHLIRTNVQTEISPIMGSAKESEEMYQSLQKQFEDDASKIWESNIFGKSLEVLVKEGLQNKLFKMPEDVQFKIQKTLEKMINEGNAGLICIIL
- a CDS encoding dipeptidase, giving the protein MKLIDFHCDTISKIHENPSKGNLKDNEHHVSIDKLIKSNSLAQFFALYVNAKTHNSCYEYGKELLNSFNDQINENKTLISLGTNYASIIKNEQTNKITAFLTLEEGGILEGSLDNFFEFYKAGVRLITLTWNYPNEIGYPNANFTYKDQGLTKFGKELVEAMNHYNTIVDVSHLSDGGFFDVNEISKKPFIASHSNCRSITNHPRNLTDPMIRAIADKGGVIGINLASSFLGDSPKTRIDDILLHIDHMYKTGGKQVISLGCDFDGIDNALEIEDVSEMYKLREALSNHGYSYDMIENIFYKNALTFIKEVLN